In one window of Microplitis demolitor isolate Queensland-Clemson2020A chromosome 4, iyMicDemo2.1a, whole genome shotgun sequence DNA:
- the LOC103570318 gene encoding TD and POZ domain-containing protein 4, translating into MQVKKTIRSIPIKLIKKNEWAKSQYFPLKNVVPFLEFNVCAIINAENKLSIKVVKHNLKPATAVIELQVAKKDWMITDFKNWTEECCFDNVPIPSHYVNCDKCSRIYRANICKFCGYNLKVLCTITWYGFNDEYETADVSLDINKYLKPDRHLFSDVIVKVGDKKFRAHKIILAARSPVFEKTLSIDMRELKEDCMTLPDECIQVAEELMQFLYEGKLGSSKTNVDACILMLKIAKTYEINALEIVCEKILGNKVNMGNVVQLLEVAHVYNAPILKERVTSFILMNRAKVIPSSDYVDLSQRHPEIMTAIIKKLALVS; encoded by the coding sequence ATGCAAGTCAAAAAGACAATTCGTAGTAttcctataaaattaattaaaaaaaatgaatgggCAAAATCACAATACTTTCCATTGAAGAACGTAGTTCCCTTTCTGGAGTTTAATGTCTGTGCGATAATAAATGCTGAGAATAAATTGTCGATAAAAGTAGTAAAGCACAATCTAAAACCAGCGACTGCAGTAATTGAACTACAAGTAGCAAAAAAAGATTGGATGATAACAGATTTTAAGAATTGGACTGAAGAATGCTGTTTTGACAACGTTCCTATTCCTTCGCATTATGTGAATTGTGATAAATGTTCAAGAATTTACCGAGCAAATATTTGCAAATTTTGCgggtataatttaaaagttttatgtaCGATAACTTGGTATGGATTTAATGACGAGTACGAGACGGCAGATGTGTCACTAgatataaataagtatttgaAACCAGACAGACATCTATTCAGTGACGTAATTGTCAAAGTAGGCGACAAGAAATTTCGAGCgcacaaaataattttggcAGCGCGCAGtccagtttttgaaaaaacgtTATCAATAGATATGAGAGAACTCAAAGAAGATTGTATGACTCTGCCTGATGAATGTATACAAGTCGCTGAAGAATTAATGCAATTTTTGTATGAGGGGAAATTGGGCTCATCGAAAACGAATGTTGATGCCTGCATTTTAATGCTGAAAATAGCGAAGACATATGAAATAAACGCACTGGAAATTGTGTGTGAGAAAATTTTAGGTAACAAAGTAAACATGGGTAATGTGGTTCAGTTATTAGAAGTCGCTCATGTGTATAATGCACCTATTTTAAAAGAACGTGTgacttcatttattttaatgaatcgTGCGAAAGTAATTCCTTCGAGTGATTACGTTGATTTGTCTCAACGACACCCAGAGATAATGAccgcaataattaaaaaattggccCTAGTTTcttga
- the LOC103570316 gene encoding TD and POZ domain-containing protein 1, with the protein MTKSTQNKIITHDFLLKIEDNYDEWLDSHRIILLDSDSCGEFYISVKLGKLSSLDVKITKTFDKSAMAIIELQTNGMFCHIKDVPDWKESCNFNIDFPYYYLQYSNAERNDNFKYYLSIKCKITWFGFKDELMATNLYRDMKQFLINIECSDVVVLIKHREFPCHKKILVSQSPVFKSMLMTTTNKFRKKYIRLPKIDSETAEELFLFLYTGKVDKANDDFELAVKLFDVAKDYQISCLINLCGLLLSNKITRENVLDLLKLVEDQKEDDVFILQQRAIAFIWNNRREILTLDNFKESCKFIPQSLFKIIEKVID; encoded by the coding sequence ATGACCAAATCaacgcaaaataaaataattactcacGACTTCTTGTTAAAAATAGAAGATAATTATGATGAATGGCTGGATTCCCATCGCATCATATTATTAGATTCAGATTCATGTggagaattttatatttcagtaaaattgGGTAAATTGAGTAGTTTGGAtgtcaaaataacaaaaacttTCGATAAATCAGCGATGGCAATTATTGAGTTACAAACAAACGGAATGTTCTGTCACATAAAAGATGTTCCTGATTGGAAAGAgtcttgtaattttaatatcgaCTTCCCGTACTATTACTTGCAATACTCAAATGCTGAAcgaaatgataattttaaatattacctGAGTATTAAATGCAAAATCACCTGGTTTGGATTCAAAGACGAATTGATGGCAACAAATTTGTATCGAGATATGAAACAATTTCTCATAAATATCGAATGCAGTGACGTCGTTGTGCTAATAAAGCACCGAGAATTTCcgtgtcataaaaaaattttagtatcacAAAGTCCAGTTTTCAAGTCAATGCTGATGACGACTACGAACaagttcagaaaaaaatatatcagattaCCGAAAATTGATTCGGAAACAGCAGAAGAATTATTTCTGTTTTTGTACACTGGAAAAGTCGACAAAGCTAATGACGATTTTGAACTAGCGGTCAAATTGTTTGATGTCGCGAAAGATTATCAGATATCctgtttgattaatttatgCGGATTATTActcagtaataaaataacgagAGAAAATGTACTGGATTTGCTAAAATTAGTTGAAGACCAGAAAGAAGAcgatgtatttattttacaacaacGCGCGATTGCGTTTATTTGGAACAATCGCAGAGAAATTCTAACTTTGGATAATTTTAAAGAGTCGTGTAAATTCATACCCcagtcattatttaaaatcattgaaaaagtCATTGACTAA
- the Helicase gene encoding putative viral DNA helicase and primase — protein MDFTNASIGEKRNNDSINVTEKCNFKRQCYDPIAIEKSHHQLYPSVNNTPLPIEEAQDVGNDDYSREKGAFQASEKNILQHYNTANNANVASQMTSFYNKFESYHITNINKYQGSKIVLYDALNKKNLYFDSNVPFSLENFQDLFHLSGHALYLDLTRNYVTMLTLVLECLPCKTNTCASKMTSSQYASYLDDILLNLWKEINSHLDLSSINLQENVVACFRDNGCSVHIYINVSVSINVYEHIINVLNKSKSDYMKPILKRYEISHVSRVPLPYSTDHDGHIYNLSLQGNHELYNIDIIPSAVDYIDFEMQLTNDFNIGKDIILAKIVFNHHGGLTQQLYHDEISQEWDITDNMEMEVVYVIAILKDCEPSVDSDDGIPKLCPVFNTAACEIPAFIRSHRNFILESNNRNFQQFVQNLLQENYNKCYRNANSHQHPLYHVHVDATELERHILLTLDSIGRNIARHVYQIETPITDTFSSNEQTKISPGNSVNFRGVHRYLSYLVQFCHEPDNSAGYAFYVLVLSVMYTTQKLMINAENQQVIFAMIRRAITLYDSYDNRQLLWILDSLIKIDCMAELGRIFPEPLRILKQLATSVFMRRRVESRLVNDALISAPSDISRERIKNPNKTSSLVSSTSISYDVLLFDELCRLYLHDELPLYKHLTDLMLEEIVTTIFRRYLILFYRNVMNNNVMYIYKDPLYIEYKMSNFVSDTTANSKLRFMYDKLQMYIIPIFANKNSSITESKCRNLAMKIIKNAWYNYVNEHIPVKNVHFGKYRYFVCTLRGVFNNITGLYMSGIPQLYFENASSFCILPPIGISDTHNNRYDNYSQNTANYEKTNFDKTAGNNNEHSDSSNENIDSNNSSLNIMATVNNVNGHNYQTQLRIINDELIIRIDNWKKLIHVYLTSQDQLFYLSVMVPGLLKIGESVFDKQTRLLAINTITDRILKDRSSKNEDELFYLLPVMQYHCIDCNSIMAIARCIDSLINEKNFVVTTSSLSNVFNNLYKSDLNNLYKAIGGKRDSQFDYEIYTNPNDLFDNIINGFTYHPHKRLFSVAFVWSLMEYYNSDEDIIRVKFDITRRSRNIQLMRESIMSSKEKKLSVTLQGDPFGLTKQKFDLSQFTCETNENFRRAFNITFQRLPSNDDSEKADSEKRATGSNSHVKRNKKSTINEPVQLLDICMYNALLSISIIFRFDTKTITDYLEHCALLFQPFNNCRKFTLYYGEPRCGKSFLANLIIRAAEPSVFNVLSDLATAATAASPSPDLIKAFQSYVVCIKEVRRLEESLLKTITGEDHMDQRDLYKGYQKLTPICFIFGCSNQIPQIEADEAIKDRLSIFNFTNRIEPCYNFREVIDDNQLLLYINECTIQPSIEELATSIGLYNSIYATFCLTRNKFGLVIPTIKNHSSLQIMKKFLIHNSLMYYIMDLCGIEVVTGYSIKMDDLKYRVERAIEKSKRATRNNYQLNDFISDFSQHFRKLCNRNDYSNNDVSIEYIGVGLPPTNASHVNLIESVFGKICGNISELLSENEHCSISIPQMRDLIIREVSKATNAITDRKMEYATRILLKIKNAYYKFYNTNEQRFDRLQIITSE, from the coding sequence ATGGACTTCACTAATGCTTCCATTGGTGAAAAACGAAACAATGATAGTATCAATGTTACTGAAAAGTGTAATTTCAAACGTCAGTGTTATGACCCTATTGCGATAGAAAAATCACACCATCAACTATACCCTAGCGTTAATAATACACCTTTACCCATTGAGGAAGCTCAAGACGTAGGTAATGACGACTACTCCCGAGAAAAAGGCGCATTTCAAGCTTCTGAGAAAAATATCTTGCAACATTACAATACAGCAAATAATGCTAATGTGGCTTCACAAATGacttcattttataataaatttgaatcataTCATATAACTAACATCAATAAATATCAAGGCAGTAAAATAGTGTTATATGATGcacttaacaaaaaaaatttatattttgactcTAACGTGCCATTTTCTCTGGAGAACTTTCAGGATCTTTTCCATTTAAGTGGACATGCTTTATATCTTGATTTGACTAGAAATTACGTGACAATGTTAACATTGGTTCTAGAATGCTTACCGTGTAAGACAAACACATGTGCATCAAAAATGACCAGTAGCCAGTACGCTTCATACTTAGACGATATTTTGCTTAATCTATGGAAGGAAATAAATTCACATTTAGATCTATCGTCTATAAACTTACAAGAAAATGTGGTCGCATGTTTTCGAGACAATGGATGTAgtgttcatatttatataaatgtatcagTATCGATAAACGTATATGAACACATTATCAATGttctcaataaatcaaaatcgGATTATATGAAGCCCATACTTAAACGGTATGAAATAAGCCATGTTTCTCGCGTACCATTACCATATTCAACAGATCACGATGGGCATATATACAATTTGTCGCTTCAAGGAAACCATGAGCTGTACAATATCGACATTATTCCATCTGCAGTAGATTACATTGATTTTGAGATGCAATTAACGAATGACTTTAATATAGGAAAGGATATAATTCTTGCTAAGATAGTATTTAATCATCATGGCGGATTGACACAACAGTTATATCATGATGAAATTTCTCAAGAGTGGGACATAACAGATAACATGGAGATGGAAGTGGTCTATGTAATTGCAATACTAAAAGACTGTGAGCCATCAGTTGATAGTGATGATGGCATACCAAAATTATGCCCCGTGTTCAATACCGCAGCATGTGAAATACCTGCGTTCATTCGGAGCCATCGAAATTTTATACTAGAAAGCAACAATCGTAACTTTCAGCAATTTGTCCAGAATTTATTACAGGAAAATTACAACAAATGCTATCGAAATGCGAATTCCCATCAGCACCCTTTGTACCATGTTCATGTCGACGCAACAGAGTTAGAACGCCATATTTTACTGACTCTCGACAGCATTGGAAGAAATATTGCTAGACATGTTTATCAAATAGAAACACCCATAACTGATACGTTCTCATCAAACGAACAGACGAAAATAAGCCCAGGAAATAGCGTTAACTTCCGGGGAGTCCATCGGTACTTGAGTTACTTAGTTCAGTTTTGCCACGAGCCAGATAATTCAGCTGGCTACGCTTTCTATGTTTTAGTACTGTCGGTAATGTATACAACGCAAAAGCTTATGATTAACGCAGAAAACCAACAAGTCATTTTTGCAATGATTAGACGCGCAATTACTTTGTATGACTCTTATGATAATCGGCAGTTGCTTTGGATCCTTGActctttgataaaaatagattGTATGGCTGAGTTAGGTCGTATCTTTCCCGAGCCATTACGAATATTGAAGCAACTAGCGACCTCTGTATTCATGCGCCGTCGAGTTGAATCCCGGCTGGTTAACGACGCACTTATTTCAGCCCCAAGTGATATTAGTCGCGAGCgtataaaaaatccaaacaaAACAAGTAGTTTAGTTTCAAGTACATCAATTAGCTATGATGTGTTACTTTTCGACGAACTATGCCGCTTATATTTGCACGATGAATTACCTTTGTACAAACATTTGACGGACCTTATGTTGGAAGAAATCGTAACAACTATTTTTCGTCGTTACTTAATACTCTTTTATCGCAACGTTATGAACAATAACGTAATGTACATCTATAAAGACCCATTATACATCGAATACAAAATGTCTAATTTCGTTAGTGATACAACAGCTAACAGCAAATTACGATTCATGTACGACAAGTTACAGATGTATATAATCCCaatatttgcaaataaaaaCTCATCAATAACAGAGTCTAAGTGTCGAAATTTGGCTATGAAGATTATAAAAAACGCCTGGTATAATTACGTCAACGAACATATTCCTGTGAAAAATGTCCATTTTGGTAAATATCGTTACTTTGTGTGTACACTGCGTGGTGTATTTAATAACATAACCGGTCTGTACATGAGTGGAATACCACAGCTATATTTTGAAAACGCAAgcagtttttgtattttgccGCCAATAGGAATAAGCGACACTCATAATAATAGATACGACAATTACAGTCAGAATACTGCGAACTATGAAAAGACTAATTTCGATAAGACCGCCGGTAATAATAATGAGCATAGCGATAGTagtaatgaaaatatcgataGTAATAATAGCAGTTTGAATATAATGGCCACTGTAAATAACGTTAACGGACATAATTATCAAACACAATTGCGCATTATCAATGACGAGCTGATAATTAGAATCGACAATTGGAAAAAGCTAATCCATGTATACTTAACATCACAAGACCAATTGTTCTATTTGTCAGTAATGGTTCCAGGTTTGCTAAAAATAGGAGAATCTGTATTCGATAAGCAAACCCGTTTACTCGCAATTAATACTATTACTGATCGGATACTCAAAGACAGAAGTTCAAAAAATGAAGACGAATTATTCTACTTGTTACCAGTTATGCAGTATCACTGTATTGACTGCAATTCAATAATGGCCATAGCACGTTGTATAGATTCGTTGATAAATGAAAAGAACTTTGTAGTAACGACATCTTCATTGAGCAACGTCTTCAACAATCTTTATAAAAGTGATTTGAACAATTTGTACAAAGCTATTGGGGGTAAGCGCGATAGTCAATTTGACTATGAAATTTATACGAACCCGAATGATCTCTTTGATAATATCATTAATGGGTTCACATATCACCCGCATAAACGTTTATTTTCGGTCGCATTCGTGTGGTCTCTCATGGAATATTATAACTCTGATGAGGACATTATTCGTGTTAAATTTGACATAACGCGACGTTCtcgaaatattcaattaatgaGAGAAAGCATCATGtcatcaaaagaaaaaaaactgtctGTTACATTACAAGGTGATCCATTTGGTTTGACAAAGCAGAAATTTGATTTGAGTCAGTTTACCTgcgaaacaaatgaaaattttcgtcGAGCTTTTAACATAACGTTTCAAAGACTGCCATCAAATGACGATTCCGAAAAGGCTGATTCAGAGAAAAGAGCTACTGGGTCTAATAGTCATGTCAAACGGAATAAGAAGTCGACAATAAATGAGCCTGTGCAGCTACTAGACATTTGTATGTATAATGCGTTATTAAGCATATCGATAATATTCCGTTTCGATACCAAGACCATAACGGACTATTTAGAACACTGCGCACTACTGTTTCAACCATTCAACAATTGCCGGAAGTTCACGTTGTATTACGGTGAGCCACGATGCGGAAAGTCATTCCTAGCCAATTTGATAATTCGTGCAGCGGAACCTAGTGTATTTAATGTACTATCCGACCTTGCGACAGCAGCGACCGCAGCATCGCCTTCACCGGATCTGATAAAGGCCTTTCAGTCATACGTTGTTTGCATCAAAGAAGTGCGTCGATTAGAAGAATCACTGCTCAAAACAATAACCGGTGAAGATCATATGGACCAACGGGATTTGTACAAAGGCTACCAAAAACTTACCCCAATTTGCTTCATATTTGGGTGTTCAAATCAGATTCCGCAGATCGAAGCTGATGAAGCGATCAAAGACCGACtttcaatattcaattttacgaATCGTATTGAACCGTGTTATAATTTCCGCGAGGTTATTGATGACAATCAATtacttttatacataaatGAATGCACTATTCAACCGTCTATTGAAGAATTGGCAACTTCGATCGGACTTTACAATTCGATATATGCAACATTTTGTTTAACGCGAAATAAATTCGGGCTGGTGATACCGACGATAAAAAATCACTCGTCGCttcaaattatgaaaaagtttcTGATTCATAACAGTCTCATGTACTATATAATGGATCTCTGTGGAATAGAAGTTGTTACTGGGTATTCGATTAAAATGGACGACTTGAAATATCGAGTTGAACGCGCTATTGAGAAATCAAAGAGAGCAACGAGAAACAATTACCAATTGAACGATTTCATAAGTGACTTCAGCCAACATTTTCGAAAACTGTGTAATCGAAATGACTATTCTAATAATGATGTGTCGATTGAATATATCGGCGTTGGGTTACCACCAACAAATGCTAGTCATGTTAATTTGATAGAGTCAGTATTTGGTAAAATATGCGGGAATATTAGTGAACTATTGTCCGAAAATGAACATTGCAGTATATCTATTCCTCAAATGCGAGACTTGATCATTCGCGAAGTCAGTAAGGCAACTAATGCAATAACTGATCGTAAGATGGAATATGCAACGAggattttacttaaaattaagaatGCGTATTATAAGTTTTACAATACCAATGAACAACGTTTTGATCGTCTCCAAATCATAACCAGTGAGTAA
- the LOC103570314 gene encoding uncharacterized protein LOC103570314, whose protein sequence is MLTKSLIIVLSACIFLQDNYAAATEHSYTGDFFRKIGDLKYREGDAVDRLFSIFHPHDNSDKPRHSLSGDILRAIGDSKYRFADKADRAVEKVKTHAGEAIGKIISKFQPTERSVPAQPRPKAAPIPDRPIPTCPSPSNPPSECSPNPVKPAPVFPLPSKPTEYSPNPVKPAPVFPLPSKPTEYSPNPVKPAPVFPLPSKPTEYSPNPVKPAPALPFPSKPPTTTITPEPFVPNIAPTVRSSIPKFLFISDGITRELSTDEIIEIGNYFERSRKVSTNY, encoded by the exons atgtTGACTAAATCACTCATCATAGTTCTGTCTGCTTGCATATTTCTCCAG GACAATTATGCTGCTGCAACAGAACACAGCTACACTGgagatttttttcgaaaaataggTGATTTAAAGTATAGAGAAGGTGATGCTGTCGATAGattg ttcaGTATATTCCATCCTCACGATAATTCTGACAAACCTAGGCATTCTCTTTCTGGTGATATCTTACGGGCTATTGGTGATTCTAAATATAGATTTGCTGACAAAGCCGAtaga GCTGTAGAAAAAGTTAAGACTCATGCAGGGGAAGCAATAGGAAAAATCATAAGCAAATTTCAACCAACAGAAAGATCTGTACCAGCTCAACCCAGGCCGAAGGCTGCTCCAATTCCTGACAGACCAATTCCAACATGTCCATCTCCATCGAACCCTCCATCTGAATGCTCTCCGAACCCTGTAAAACCAGCTCCAGTATTCCCATTACCGTCAAAACCAACCGAATACTCTCCGAACCCTGTAAAACCAGCTCCAGTATTCCCATTACCGTCAAAACCAACCGAATACTCTCCGAACCCTGTAAAACCAGCTCCAGTATTCCCATTACCGTCAAAACCAACCGAATACTCTCCGAACCCTGTAAAACCAGCTCCAGCACTCCCATTTCCGTCAAAGCCTCCAACCACAACCATAACCCCAGAACCTTTTGTTCCAAACATTGCTCCCACCGTAAGGTCATCGattcctaaatttttatttatttctgatGGAATTACACGAGAGCTATCAACAGATGAAATTATCGAAATAGGAAACTATTTTGAACGATCAAGGAAAGtatctacaaattattaa
- the LOC103570313 gene encoding uncharacterized protein LOC103570313 → MYIQVFIITLSACVFAEPHSVAPNAPHSLTGDFLRKIGDFKHQEAEVADSIFNSLKFHGNRKAHTAPGDLLRGVGDFKYRAADAADDVVGSIKDKVGQGTSVISGMFQGLLNKKHSGSEHPSTPTTPPAPTPPAVSTDFSASFTPTFPSQTGSEPGPSNPSIPPAGSIDLSGSYNPSFPPQTGSQPGLSYPSRPPAGSIDVSGSYNPSFPPQTGSQPGPSYPSRPPAGSIDISGSYNPSFPPQKGSQPGLGYPSRPPAGSIDFSGSAGYYPDYDVYPYPDVKKAEGRFVFIYDGGQRDLTIDDIIEAGKYLAEAKKAALKDKKNTS, encoded by the exons atgtatattcaagtttttataataactcTTTCTGCATGTGTATTTGCTGAG ccTCATTCCGTAGCACCAAATGCACCTCACAGTCTTACTGGAGATTTCCTACGAAAAATCGGTGATTTCAAACATCAAGAAGCTGAAGTTGCTGACagtata tttaattcaTTGAAATTTCACGGTAATCGGAAAGCTCATACGGCTCCTGGTGATTTATTACGAGGTGTTGGTGATTTTAAGTATCGGGCGGCAGATGCTGCTGATGAt GTAGTAGGATCAATCAAAGATAAGGTAGGACAAGGAACATCGGTTATTTCCGGGATGTTTCAAGGACTTTTGAATAAGAAACATTCAGGAAGTGAACATCCTTCGACCCCAACGACACCACCTGCTCCAACGCCACCTGCAGTATCTACAGACTTTTCTGCGTCATTTACTCCGACTTTCCCATCACAAACAGGGTCAGAGCCAGGTCCTTCAAATCCATCAATACCACCTGCAGGATCTATAGACTTATCTGGATCATATAATCCATCTTTCCCACCACAAACAGGGTCACAGCCAGGTCTTTCATATCCATCAAGACCACCGGCAGGATCTATAGACGTCTCTGGATCATATAATCCATCTTTCCCACCACAAACAGGATCACAGCCAGGTCCTTCATATCCATCAAGACCACCGGCAGGATCTATAGACATCTCTGGATCATATAATCCATCTTTCCCACCACAAAAAGGATCACAGCCAGGTCTTGGATATCCATCGAGACCACCTGCAGGATCTATAGACTTTTCTGGATCAGCAGGATACTACCCCGATTACGATGTGTATCCATATCCAGACGTGAAAAAAGCAGAAGGCCGTTTCGTATTCATATATGATGGAGGACAAAGAGATCTAACGATCGATGACATTATTGAAGCTGGAAAATATCTGGCAGAAGCAAAAAAAGCAGCTctcaaagataaaaaaaacacatcatag